A region from the Benincasa hispida cultivar B227 chromosome 10, ASM972705v1, whole genome shotgun sequence genome encodes:
- the LOC120088160 gene encoding replication factor C subunit 1 isoform X1 translates to MADIRKWFMKAHDKENGSGSKKAKPAPSNSEKSATAELQSGKTGLSGGESTGRRITSKYFASEKQKANDTKETEESPIKRKSPQDTKESPTKRKFQTDNEESPKALPLKKSNKIDDDAVFSSSRKNMSEVTPNKKLKSGSGKGIAQKSVEIEASDDEETKGTDSSLKSSGRGKGGRGSSATTVGGRGRGGGRGGFMNFGERKDPPHKGEKEVPEGASECLAGLTFVISGTLDSLEREEAEDLIKRHGGRVTGSVSKKTNYLLCDEDIGGRKSSKAKELGTGFLTEDGLFDMIRASGKKAPPKQHPKKSVVKSMESPTEKNFQKVQAKSRKDLTAGASPAKQKSRTAEFSNLTWTEKYRPKVPNDIIGNQSLVKQLHDWLAHWNENFLDVGSKKKVKKLNDSGAKKAVLLCGGPGIGKTTSAKLVSQMLGFEAIEVNASDNRGKSDAKIHKGIGGSNANSIKELISNESLHFRMNQPKHPKTVLIMDEVDGMSAGDRGGVADLIASIKMSKIPIICICNDRYSQKLKSLVNYCLILSYRKPTKQQMAKRLIQVANAEGLQVNEIALEELAERVNGDMRMALNQLQYLSLSMSVIKYDDIRQRLLSSMKDEDISPFTAVDKLFGFNSGKLRMDERIDLSMSDLDLVPLLIQENYINYRPSAISKDDNGIKRMDLIARTAESIADGDIINVQIRRHRQWQLSQSSCIASCVIPASLLHGQRETLEQGERNFNRFGAWLGKNSTSGKNMRLLEDLHVHILASRESCSGREQLRVENLTLFLKRLTEPLHTLPKDEAVKIVVEFMSLYSISQEDFDTVLELSKFQGRKNPLDGVAPAVKAALTKAYKEVSKTHMVRAADLITLPGMKKAPKKRIAAILEPTEDTVEGAGGDTLAESDEENSLDNEGAEDSANGEKLQLELQSLNKKGMQVQLDLKGMENSSAKKSGGRGRGGRSSQASEKKGGGRGSGSATKRKR, encoded by the exons ATG GCGGACATTAGAAAATGGTTCATGAAAGCACACGATAAAGAGAACGGCAGTGGGTCAAAGAAAGCAAAACCTGCTCCAAGCAACTCAGAGAAATCCGCTACAGCTGAACTACAGTCCGGAAAAACA GGGCTGAGTGGTGGGGAAAGCACTGGCAGACGGATAACTAGCAAGTATTTTGCATCAGAAAAGCAGAAGGCCAATGATACAAAAGAAACAGAGGAATCCCCGATCAAACGAAAGTCTCCACAGGATACTAAGGAATCACCCACCAAAAGAAAGTTTCAAACAGATAATGAGGAATCACCGAAGGCGCTgcctttaaaaaaatcaaacaaaattgaTGACGATGCTGTTTTTTCTAGTTCTAGAAAGAACATGTCTGAAGTCACTCCCAACAAAAAGTTGAAGAGTGGTTCTGGAAAGGGAATTGCACAGAAATCTGTAGAAATTGAAGCGAGTGATGATGAGGAAACTAAGGGCACTGATTCTTCTCTGAAGTCTAGTGGAAGGGGTAAGGGGGGAAGAGGTTCATCTGCTACAACCGTTGGTGGTAGAGGCAGAGGTGGTGGACGGGGTGGATTTATGAATTTTGGGGAAAGGAAAGATCCTCCACACAAAGGAGAAAAG GAAGTCCCTGAAGGTGCTTCGGAGTGTTTAGCTGGTTTAACTTTTGTAATTAGTGGAACCCTTGACAG TTTGGAACGAGAAGAAGCAGAAGATTTGATTAAACGCCATGGTGGGCGAGTAACTGGATCTGTCAGCAAAAAAACA AATTATCTACTATGTGATGAAGATATTGGTGGCCGAAAATCTTCCAAAGCAAAAGAGCTGGG AACTGGTTTTCTCACTGAGGATGGCTTATTTGACATGATCCGTGCATCAGGCAAAAAAGCTCCTCCAAAGCAACATCCTAAAAAATCTGTGGTTAAGTCCATGGAATCTCCGACAGAGAAAAATTTCCAGAAAGTACAAGCAAAGT CCCGCAAAGATTTGACTGCTGGTGCTTCACCCGCTAAGCAAAAAAGCCGAACAGCTGAATTCTCTAACCTAACATGGACAGAAAAATACAGGCCAAAGGTTCCAAATGACATTATTGGGAATCAGTCACTG GTCAAACAACTTCATGATTGGTTGGCACATTGGAATGAAAACTTCCTAGATGTTGGAAGCAAAAAGAAGGTTAAAAAGCTCAATGATTCTGGTGCCAAAAAAGCTGTATTGTTATGTGGAGGTCCTGGCATAGGTAAAACTACATCGGCTAAGTTGGTTAGCCAGATGCTTGGTTTTGAGGCTATAGAG GTAAATGCCAGCGACAATCGGGGTAAGTCAGATGCTAAAATTCACAAGGGAATTGGTGGAAGCAATGCAAATTCTATAAAGGAGCTTATCAGCAATGAATCGCTGCATTTCAGAATGAATCA GCCAAAACATCCCAAAACTGTGTTGATCATGGATGAGGTAGATGGAATGTCTGCTGGAGATAGGGGTGGAGTTGCTGATCTGATTGCAAGCATTAAAATGTCCAAAATACCAATTATCTGCATCTGTAATGATCGTTACAGCCAGAAGCTGAAAAGCCTCGTGAACTATTGTCTTATTCTCAGCTATAGGAAACCTACAAAACAACAG ATGGCAAAACGACTGATTCAAGTTGCAAATGCAGAAGGCCTTCAAGTAAATGAG ATTGCTCTTGAGGAACTTGCAGAAAGAGTAAATGGGGATATGCGTATGGCACTAAATCAGTTGCAGTACCTGAGTCTGTCTATGTCAGTTATTAAATATGATGATATTCGCCAACGGCTTCTGAGCAGTATGAAAGATGAAGATATCTCACCATTCACTGCTGTTGATAA GCTGTTTGGTTTTAATTCCGGGAAGTTAAGGATGGATGAACGGATTGACCTCAGCATGAGTGATCTTGATCTAGTCCCTCTTCTTATTCAG gaaaattatattaattataggcCAAGCGCCATTAGTAAGGATGACAATGGGATCAAACGGATGGATTTGATTGCTCGTACAGCTGAATCAATTGCAGATGGGGATATAATCAATGTACAGATTCGAAGGCATCGACAGTGGCAACTCTCTCAAAGTAGTTGTATTGCTTCTTGTGTAATACC AGCTTCATTATTGCATGGGCAAAGAGAAACGCTTGAGCAG GGAGAGCGTAATTTTAATAGATTTGGTGCATGGTTGGGAAAAAATTCAACATCTGGAAAAAATATGAGGCTTTTGGAGGATTTGCATGTTCACATTCTTGCGTCTCGTGAATCCTGTTCAGGGAG GGAACAGCTACGAGTTGAGAACCTTACTCTATTTCTAAAGAGGTTGACTGAGCCACTGCACACGCTGCCTAAG GATGAAGCTGTTAAAATTGTGGTCGAATTTATGAGTCTATATTCAATCAGTCAGGAGGATTTTGATACTGTTCTTGAGTTGTCAAAATTTCAG GGTCGTAAGAATCCTTTGGATGGCGTGGCCCCTGCAGTCAAGGCTGCTCTAACAAAGGCATACAAAGAAGTTAGCAAGACACACATGGTGCGGGCGGCAGATCTTATTACACTTCCTGGAATGAAAAAGGCCCCTAAGAAACGAATTGCAGCGATCCTAGAACCGACTGAGGATACAGTTGAAGGTGCTGGTGGAGACACATTGGCAGAAAGTGATGAGGAAAACTCTTTGGACAATGAGGGTGCAG AAGACTCCGCAAACGGTGAGAAGCTGCAACTGGAACTTCAAAGCTTGAATAAGAAAG GAATGCAAGTGCAATTGGATTTGAAGGGTATGGAAAATTCAAGCGCCAAGAAATCCGGTGGCAGAGGACGAggaggtagaagttcccaagcTTCAGAGAAGAAAGGTGGCGGTCGAGGTTCAGGATCTGCTACAAAGAGGAAAAGATGA
- the LOC120088160 gene encoding replication factor C subunit 1 isoform X2 has protein sequence MADIRKWFMKAHDKENGSGSKKAKPAPSNSEKSATAELQSGKTGLSGGESTGRRITSKYFASEKQKANDTKETEESPIKRKSPQDTKESPTKRKFQTDNEESPKALPLKKSNKIDDDAVFSSSRKNMSEVTPNKKLKSGSGKGIAQKSVEIEASDDEETKGTDSSLKSSGRGKGGRGSSATTVGGRGRGGGRGGFMNFGERKDPPHKGEKEVPEGASECLAGLTFVISGTLDSLEREEAEDLIKRHGGRVTGSVSKKTNYLLCDEDIGGRKSSKAKELGTGFLTEDGLFDMIRASGKKAPPKQHPKKSVVKSMESPTEKNFQKVQAKSRKDLTAGASPAKQKSRTAEFSNLTWTEKYRPKVPNDIIGNQSLVKQLHDWLAHWNENFLDVGSKKKVKKLNDSGAKKAVLLCGGPGIGKTTSAKLVSQMLGFEAIEVNASDNRGKSDAKIHKGIGGSNANSIKELISNESLHFRMNQPKHPKTVLIMDEVDGMSAGDRGGVADLIASIKMSKIPIICICNDRYSQKLKSLVNYCLILSYRKPTKQQMAKRLIQVANAEGLQVNEIALEELAERVNGDMRMALNQLQYLSLSMSVIKYDDIRQRLLSSMKDEDISPFTAVDKLFGFNSGKLRMDERIDLSMSDLDLVPLLIQENYINYRPSAISKDDNGIKRMDLIARTAESIADGDIINVQIRRHRQWQLSQSSCIASCVIPASLLHGQRETLEQGERNFNRFGAWLGKNSTSGKNMRLLEDLHVHILASRESCSGREQLRVENLTLFLKRLTEPLHTLPKDEAVKIVVEFMSLYSISQEDFDTVLELSKFQGRKNPLDGVAPAVKAALTKAYKEVSKTHMVRAADLITLPGMKKAPKKRIAAILEPTEDTVEGAGGDTLAESDEENSLDNEGADSANGEKLQLELQSLNKKGMQVQLDLKGMENSSAKKSGGRGRGGRSSQASEKKGGGRGSGSATKRKR, from the exons ATG GCGGACATTAGAAAATGGTTCATGAAAGCACACGATAAAGAGAACGGCAGTGGGTCAAAGAAAGCAAAACCTGCTCCAAGCAACTCAGAGAAATCCGCTACAGCTGAACTACAGTCCGGAAAAACA GGGCTGAGTGGTGGGGAAAGCACTGGCAGACGGATAACTAGCAAGTATTTTGCATCAGAAAAGCAGAAGGCCAATGATACAAAAGAAACAGAGGAATCCCCGATCAAACGAAAGTCTCCACAGGATACTAAGGAATCACCCACCAAAAGAAAGTTTCAAACAGATAATGAGGAATCACCGAAGGCGCTgcctttaaaaaaatcaaacaaaattgaTGACGATGCTGTTTTTTCTAGTTCTAGAAAGAACATGTCTGAAGTCACTCCCAACAAAAAGTTGAAGAGTGGTTCTGGAAAGGGAATTGCACAGAAATCTGTAGAAATTGAAGCGAGTGATGATGAGGAAACTAAGGGCACTGATTCTTCTCTGAAGTCTAGTGGAAGGGGTAAGGGGGGAAGAGGTTCATCTGCTACAACCGTTGGTGGTAGAGGCAGAGGTGGTGGACGGGGTGGATTTATGAATTTTGGGGAAAGGAAAGATCCTCCACACAAAGGAGAAAAG GAAGTCCCTGAAGGTGCTTCGGAGTGTTTAGCTGGTTTAACTTTTGTAATTAGTGGAACCCTTGACAG TTTGGAACGAGAAGAAGCAGAAGATTTGATTAAACGCCATGGTGGGCGAGTAACTGGATCTGTCAGCAAAAAAACA AATTATCTACTATGTGATGAAGATATTGGTGGCCGAAAATCTTCCAAAGCAAAAGAGCTGGG AACTGGTTTTCTCACTGAGGATGGCTTATTTGACATGATCCGTGCATCAGGCAAAAAAGCTCCTCCAAAGCAACATCCTAAAAAATCTGTGGTTAAGTCCATGGAATCTCCGACAGAGAAAAATTTCCAGAAAGTACAAGCAAAGT CCCGCAAAGATTTGACTGCTGGTGCTTCACCCGCTAAGCAAAAAAGCCGAACAGCTGAATTCTCTAACCTAACATGGACAGAAAAATACAGGCCAAAGGTTCCAAATGACATTATTGGGAATCAGTCACTG GTCAAACAACTTCATGATTGGTTGGCACATTGGAATGAAAACTTCCTAGATGTTGGAAGCAAAAAGAAGGTTAAAAAGCTCAATGATTCTGGTGCCAAAAAAGCTGTATTGTTATGTGGAGGTCCTGGCATAGGTAAAACTACATCGGCTAAGTTGGTTAGCCAGATGCTTGGTTTTGAGGCTATAGAG GTAAATGCCAGCGACAATCGGGGTAAGTCAGATGCTAAAATTCACAAGGGAATTGGTGGAAGCAATGCAAATTCTATAAAGGAGCTTATCAGCAATGAATCGCTGCATTTCAGAATGAATCA GCCAAAACATCCCAAAACTGTGTTGATCATGGATGAGGTAGATGGAATGTCTGCTGGAGATAGGGGTGGAGTTGCTGATCTGATTGCAAGCATTAAAATGTCCAAAATACCAATTATCTGCATCTGTAATGATCGTTACAGCCAGAAGCTGAAAAGCCTCGTGAACTATTGTCTTATTCTCAGCTATAGGAAACCTACAAAACAACAG ATGGCAAAACGACTGATTCAAGTTGCAAATGCAGAAGGCCTTCAAGTAAATGAG ATTGCTCTTGAGGAACTTGCAGAAAGAGTAAATGGGGATATGCGTATGGCACTAAATCAGTTGCAGTACCTGAGTCTGTCTATGTCAGTTATTAAATATGATGATATTCGCCAACGGCTTCTGAGCAGTATGAAAGATGAAGATATCTCACCATTCACTGCTGTTGATAA GCTGTTTGGTTTTAATTCCGGGAAGTTAAGGATGGATGAACGGATTGACCTCAGCATGAGTGATCTTGATCTAGTCCCTCTTCTTATTCAG gaaaattatattaattataggcCAAGCGCCATTAGTAAGGATGACAATGGGATCAAACGGATGGATTTGATTGCTCGTACAGCTGAATCAATTGCAGATGGGGATATAATCAATGTACAGATTCGAAGGCATCGACAGTGGCAACTCTCTCAAAGTAGTTGTATTGCTTCTTGTGTAATACC AGCTTCATTATTGCATGGGCAAAGAGAAACGCTTGAGCAG GGAGAGCGTAATTTTAATAGATTTGGTGCATGGTTGGGAAAAAATTCAACATCTGGAAAAAATATGAGGCTTTTGGAGGATTTGCATGTTCACATTCTTGCGTCTCGTGAATCCTGTTCAGGGAG GGAACAGCTACGAGTTGAGAACCTTACTCTATTTCTAAAGAGGTTGACTGAGCCACTGCACACGCTGCCTAAG GATGAAGCTGTTAAAATTGTGGTCGAATTTATGAGTCTATATTCAATCAGTCAGGAGGATTTTGATACTGTTCTTGAGTTGTCAAAATTTCAG GGTCGTAAGAATCCTTTGGATGGCGTGGCCCCTGCAGTCAAGGCTGCTCTAACAAAGGCATACAAAGAAGTTAGCAAGACACACATGGTGCGGGCGGCAGATCTTATTACACTTCCTGGAATGAAAAAGGCCCCTAAGAAACGAATTGCAGCGATCCTAGAACCGACTGAGGATACAGTTGAAGGTGCTGGTGGAGACACATTGGCAGAAAGTGATGAGGAAAACTCTTTGGACAATGAGGGTGCAG ACTCCGCAAACGGTGAGAAGCTGCAACTGGAACTTCAAAGCTTGAATAAGAAAG GAATGCAAGTGCAATTGGATTTGAAGGGTATGGAAAATTCAAGCGCCAAGAAATCCGGTGGCAGAGGACGAggaggtagaagttcccaagcTTCAGAGAAGAAAGGTGGCGGTCGAGGTTCAGGATCTGCTACAAAGAGGAAAAGATGA
- the LOC120088160 gene encoding replication factor C subunit 1 isoform X3, with protein sequence MADIRKWFMKAHDKENGSGSKKAKPAPSNSEKSATAELQSGKTGLSGGESTGRRITSKYFASEKQKANDTKETEESPIKRKSPQDTKESPTKRKFQTDNEESPKALPLKKSNKIDDDAVFSSSRKNMSEVTPNKKLKSGSGKGIAQKSVEIEASDDEETKGTDSSLKSSGRGKGGRGSSATTVGGRGRGGGRGGFMNFGERKDPPHKGEKEVPEGASECLAGLTFVISGTLDSLEREEAEDLIKRHGGRVTGSVSKKTNYLLCDEDIGGRKSSKAKELGTGFLTEDGLFDMIRASGKKAPPKQHPKKSVVKSMESPTEKNFQKVQAKSRKDLTAGASPAKQKSRTAEFSNLTWTEKYRPKVPNDIIGNQSLVKQLHDWLAHWNENFLDVGSKKKVKKLNDSGAKKAVLLCGGPGIGKTTSAKLVSQMLGFEAIEVNASDNRGKSDAKIHKGIGGSNANSIKELISNESLHFRMNQPKHPKTVLIMDEVDGMSAGDRGGVADLIASIKMSKIPIICICNDRYSQKLKSLVNYCLILSYRKPTKQQMAKRLIQVANAEGLQVNEIALEELAERVNGDMRMALNQLQYLSLSMSVIKYDDIRQRLLSSMKDEDISPFTAVDKLFGFNSGKLRMDERIDLSMSDLDLVPLLIQENYINYRPSAISKDDNGIKRMDLIARTAESIADGDIINVQIRRHRQWQLSQSSCIASCVIPASLLHGQRETLEQGERNFNRFGAWLGKNSTSGKNMRLLEDLHVHILASRESCSGREQLRVENLTLFLKRLTEPLHTLPKGRKNPLDGVAPAVKAALTKAYKEVSKTHMVRAADLITLPGMKKAPKKRIAAILEPTEDTVEGAGGDTLAESDEENSLDNEGAEDSANGEKLQLELQSLNKKGMQVQLDLKGMENSSAKKSGGRGRGGRSSQASEKKGGGRGSGSATKRKR encoded by the exons ATG GCGGACATTAGAAAATGGTTCATGAAAGCACACGATAAAGAGAACGGCAGTGGGTCAAAGAAAGCAAAACCTGCTCCAAGCAACTCAGAGAAATCCGCTACAGCTGAACTACAGTCCGGAAAAACA GGGCTGAGTGGTGGGGAAAGCACTGGCAGACGGATAACTAGCAAGTATTTTGCATCAGAAAAGCAGAAGGCCAATGATACAAAAGAAACAGAGGAATCCCCGATCAAACGAAAGTCTCCACAGGATACTAAGGAATCACCCACCAAAAGAAAGTTTCAAACAGATAATGAGGAATCACCGAAGGCGCTgcctttaaaaaaatcaaacaaaattgaTGACGATGCTGTTTTTTCTAGTTCTAGAAAGAACATGTCTGAAGTCACTCCCAACAAAAAGTTGAAGAGTGGTTCTGGAAAGGGAATTGCACAGAAATCTGTAGAAATTGAAGCGAGTGATGATGAGGAAACTAAGGGCACTGATTCTTCTCTGAAGTCTAGTGGAAGGGGTAAGGGGGGAAGAGGTTCATCTGCTACAACCGTTGGTGGTAGAGGCAGAGGTGGTGGACGGGGTGGATTTATGAATTTTGGGGAAAGGAAAGATCCTCCACACAAAGGAGAAAAG GAAGTCCCTGAAGGTGCTTCGGAGTGTTTAGCTGGTTTAACTTTTGTAATTAGTGGAACCCTTGACAG TTTGGAACGAGAAGAAGCAGAAGATTTGATTAAACGCCATGGTGGGCGAGTAACTGGATCTGTCAGCAAAAAAACA AATTATCTACTATGTGATGAAGATATTGGTGGCCGAAAATCTTCCAAAGCAAAAGAGCTGGG AACTGGTTTTCTCACTGAGGATGGCTTATTTGACATGATCCGTGCATCAGGCAAAAAAGCTCCTCCAAAGCAACATCCTAAAAAATCTGTGGTTAAGTCCATGGAATCTCCGACAGAGAAAAATTTCCAGAAAGTACAAGCAAAGT CCCGCAAAGATTTGACTGCTGGTGCTTCACCCGCTAAGCAAAAAAGCCGAACAGCTGAATTCTCTAACCTAACATGGACAGAAAAATACAGGCCAAAGGTTCCAAATGACATTATTGGGAATCAGTCACTG GTCAAACAACTTCATGATTGGTTGGCACATTGGAATGAAAACTTCCTAGATGTTGGAAGCAAAAAGAAGGTTAAAAAGCTCAATGATTCTGGTGCCAAAAAAGCTGTATTGTTATGTGGAGGTCCTGGCATAGGTAAAACTACATCGGCTAAGTTGGTTAGCCAGATGCTTGGTTTTGAGGCTATAGAG GTAAATGCCAGCGACAATCGGGGTAAGTCAGATGCTAAAATTCACAAGGGAATTGGTGGAAGCAATGCAAATTCTATAAAGGAGCTTATCAGCAATGAATCGCTGCATTTCAGAATGAATCA GCCAAAACATCCCAAAACTGTGTTGATCATGGATGAGGTAGATGGAATGTCTGCTGGAGATAGGGGTGGAGTTGCTGATCTGATTGCAAGCATTAAAATGTCCAAAATACCAATTATCTGCATCTGTAATGATCGTTACAGCCAGAAGCTGAAAAGCCTCGTGAACTATTGTCTTATTCTCAGCTATAGGAAACCTACAAAACAACAG ATGGCAAAACGACTGATTCAAGTTGCAAATGCAGAAGGCCTTCAAGTAAATGAG ATTGCTCTTGAGGAACTTGCAGAAAGAGTAAATGGGGATATGCGTATGGCACTAAATCAGTTGCAGTACCTGAGTCTGTCTATGTCAGTTATTAAATATGATGATATTCGCCAACGGCTTCTGAGCAGTATGAAAGATGAAGATATCTCACCATTCACTGCTGTTGATAA GCTGTTTGGTTTTAATTCCGGGAAGTTAAGGATGGATGAACGGATTGACCTCAGCATGAGTGATCTTGATCTAGTCCCTCTTCTTATTCAG gaaaattatattaattataggcCAAGCGCCATTAGTAAGGATGACAATGGGATCAAACGGATGGATTTGATTGCTCGTACAGCTGAATCAATTGCAGATGGGGATATAATCAATGTACAGATTCGAAGGCATCGACAGTGGCAACTCTCTCAAAGTAGTTGTATTGCTTCTTGTGTAATACC AGCTTCATTATTGCATGGGCAAAGAGAAACGCTTGAGCAG GGAGAGCGTAATTTTAATAGATTTGGTGCATGGTTGGGAAAAAATTCAACATCTGGAAAAAATATGAGGCTTTTGGAGGATTTGCATGTTCACATTCTTGCGTCTCGTGAATCCTGTTCAGGGAG GGAACAGCTACGAGTTGAGAACCTTACTCTATTTCTAAAGAGGTTGACTGAGCCACTGCACACGCTGCCTAAG GGTCGTAAGAATCCTTTGGATGGCGTGGCCCCTGCAGTCAAGGCTGCTCTAACAAAGGCATACAAAGAAGTTAGCAAGACACACATGGTGCGGGCGGCAGATCTTATTACACTTCCTGGAATGAAAAAGGCCCCTAAGAAACGAATTGCAGCGATCCTAGAACCGACTGAGGATACAGTTGAAGGTGCTGGTGGAGACACATTGGCAGAAAGTGATGAGGAAAACTCTTTGGACAATGAGGGTGCAG AAGACTCCGCAAACGGTGAGAAGCTGCAACTGGAACTTCAAAGCTTGAATAAGAAAG GAATGCAAGTGCAATTGGATTTGAAGGGTATGGAAAATTCAAGCGCCAAGAAATCCGGTGGCAGAGGACGAggaggtagaagttcccaagcTTCAGAGAAGAAAGGTGGCGGTCGAGGTTCAGGATCTGCTACAAAGAGGAAAAGATGA
- the LOC120088532 gene encoding fasciclin-like arabinogalactan protein 17, translating into MDFPIRGASKLLFKVFFVVFVIVVAVALPENSTSRSSSPAMSGQINSNSILVALLDSHYTELAELVEKAMLLQTLEDAVGNHNITIFAPKNEALERDLDPEFKRFLLEPGNLKSLQTLLMFHVIPTRIGSNDWPGHSKSVRKSTLSKHVLNLAGHQSGEKTVDLANVIHPDAITRPDGVIHGIERLLIPQSVQDDFNRRRNLQDITAVKPEGAPEVDPRTHRLKKPAPPTEPGSPPALPVYDALAPGPSLAPAPAPGPGGAHRHFNGERQVKDFIQTLLHYGGYNEMADILVNLTSLATEMGRLVSEGYVLTVLAPNDEAMAKLTTDQLSEPGAPEQIMYYHLIPEYQTEESMYNAVRRFGKVRYDTLRLPHKVMAQEADGSVKFGHGDGSAYLFDPDIYTDGRISVQGIDGVLFPPEETEATNAPKAFQPTKVAAKPRRGKLLEVTCRMLRTFGQDSSFTACH; encoded by the exons ATGGATTTCCCCATCCGTGGCGCCTCCAAGCTCTTGTTTAAGGTGTTTTTTGTGGTATTCGTGATTGTTGTGGCGGTTGCATTGCCGGAAAATTCCACTTCTAGATCGTCTTCTCCGGCTATGTCCGGCCAGATCAACTCGAATTCCATCCTTGTTGCTCTACTGGATTCTCATTATACGGAGCTGGCGGAATTAGTTGAGAAGGCTATGCTATTGCAGACCCTAGAAGACGCCGTCGGCAACCACAACATCACCATATTTGCCCCTAAAAATGAAGCTCTGGAACGCGATCTAGACCCTGAGTTCAAGCGGTTCCTTCTTGAACCGGGGAACTTGAAATCGCTTCAGACTTTGCTGATGTTCCATGTGATTCCGACTCGGATCGGATCGAATGATTGGCCGGGTCATTCAAAGTCCGTACGGAAATCCACGCTTTCCAAGCATGTTCTTAATCTTGCTGGCCATCAGTCCGGGGAGAAGACCGTCGATCTCGCCAATGTGATTCATCCAGATGCTATTACCCGACCGGATGGCGTTATTCACGGAATTGAACGATTGTTAATCCCTCAGTCCGTGCAGGACGATTTCAATCGCAGACGAAATCTTCAAGATATAACCGCCGTGAAGCCGGAGGGAGCGCCTGAAGTGGATCCCAGGACTCACCGGCTAAAGAAACCAGCTCCACCTACCGAACCCGGTTCGCCGCCTGCTCTTCCAGTATACGATGCGTTGGCTCCAGGACCTTCTTTGGCCCCCGCTCCGGCTCCAGGCCCTGGCGGAGCTCACCGCCATTTTAATGGTGAGAGGCAAGTCAAAGATTTCATCCAAACTCTGCTACATTATGGTGGATACAACGAAATGGCCGACATTCTGGTTAACCTAACATCGCTAGCGACTGAAATGGGGCGGCTGGTATCGGAGGGTTATGTGCTCACTGTTCTGGCTCCGAACGATGAAGCCATGGCTAAACTAACTACAGACCAGCTGAGCGAGCCAGGGGCACCGGAGCAGATTATGTACTATCATTTAATACCCGAATATCAGACGGAGGAGAGTATGTACAACGCTGTTAGGAGGTTCGGGAAGGTGCGATACGACACGCTGAGGTTGCCGCACAAAGTGATGGCTCAAGAGGCCGATGGGTCAGTTAAGTTCGGCCATGGAGATGGGTCGGCGTATTTGTTTGATCCTGATATTTACACGGACGGACGGATCTCGGTGCAGGGCATTGACGGGGTATTATTCCCGCCGGAGGAGACTGAGGCCACGAACGCACCAAAAGCATTTCAACCCACTAAGGTCGCGGCCAAGCCTCGGAGAG GGAAACTACTGGAAGTTACTTGCCGGATGTTGAGAACTTTTGGGCAGGATTCTTCTTTCACAGCTTGTCACTGA